A genome region from Brassica oleracea var. oleracea cultivar TO1000 chromosome C2, BOL, whole genome shotgun sequence includes the following:
- the LOC106327525 gene encoding caffeoylshikimate esterase produces MDRALTSRFNIPSTLSPYYHRRTSLAAITRRITPAIVSAKRSPIEGVSEELNLIASEELDQAPARRRVRSAFVDLQLQLDHCLIKKAPIGIRTEEWYERNSKGEEIFCKCWLPEAGVKIKAAVCFCHGYGSTCTFLFDGIAKQIAGSGYGVYAIDHPGFGLSDGLHGHIPSFDDLADNAIEQFTKMKGRPELRNVPRFLFGQSMGGAIALKVHLKEPQAWDGLILVAPMCKISEDVKPPKLVLNALILMSTLFPKAKLFPKKDMSELFFRDPSKRKLSDYDVICYDDQTRLKTAVELLNATRDIEMQVDKVSLPLLILHGAADRVTDPNVSKFLHEQAISQDKILKLYPGGYHCILEGDTDENIFTVINDIVAWLDARTTPK; encoded by the exons ATGGATCGTGCTCTTACTTCCCGTTTCAACATTCCCTCTACTCTCTCTCCCTACTACCATAGGAGGACTTCTCTGGCTGCCATCACTCGACGAATCACGCCGGCGATTGTTTCCGCGAAGCGATCTCCGATCGAGGGAGTGAGTGAAGAGCTGAACCTAATCGCCTCGGAGGAGTTAGATCAAGCTCCCGCGAGAAGACGCGTCCGTTCCGCTTTCGTTGATTTGCAGCTTCAGCTCGATCACTGCTTGATCAAG AAAGCTCCGATTGGGATCAGGACAGAGGAG TGGTATGAGAGAAACTCTAAAGGGGAGGAGATTTTCTGCAAGTGTTGGTTGCCGGAGGCCGGAGTTAAAATCAAAGCGGCGGTGTGTTTCTGTCATGGTTATGGCAGTACTTGCACTTTCTTATTCGATG GTATAGCAAAGCAAATAGCAGGTTCTGGATATGGAGTGTATGCTATAGACCATCCTGGTTTTGGCCTCTCAGATGGTTTACATGGTCACATCCCAAGTTTTGATGACTTAGCTGATAATGCTATTGAACAGTTCACCAAAATGAAAG GGAGACCTGAACTGAGAAATGTGCCTCGTTTCCTGTTCGGACAGTCAATGGGAGGAGCTATTGCCTTGAAAGTTCATCTAAAAGAACCTCAAGCCTGGGATGGTCTTATACTTGTGGCTCCAATGTGTAAGATCTCAGAAGATGTAAAGCCTCCTAAGCTAGTTTTGAACGCGTTGATCTTGATGTCAACGCTGTTTCCCAAAGCAAAGCTCTTTCCAAAGAAAGACATGAGCGAGCTCTTCTTCAGAGACCCGAGTAAAAGAAAACTT TCTGACTATGATGTGATATGCTACGATGACCAAACGCGTCTGAAAACTGCTGTGGAGCTTCTAAATGCGACAAGAGACATTGAGATGCAAGTTGATAAGGTTTCATTGCCATTGTTGATACTACATGGAGCCGCAGATAGAGTCACAGATCCTAATGTGAGCAAGTTCCTTCACGAGCAAGCAATCAGCCAAGACAAAATTCTGAAGCTCTATCCTGGTGGCTACCATTGCATTCTAGAAGGTGATACAGACGAAAATATTTTCACAGTAATCAACGACATTGTTGCTTGGCTCGATGCTCGCACCACTCCCAAGTAA
- the LOC106327526 gene encoding proteasome subunit beta type-3-A isoform X1, whose amino-acid sequence MSIFQYNGSAVVAMVGKNCFAIASDRRLGVQLQTIATDFQRISKIHDHLFIGLSGLATDVQTLEGYQRLVFRHKLYQLREERDMKPETFASLVSAILYEKRFGPYLCQPVIAGLGEDDKPFICTMDSIGAKELAKDFVVSGTASESLYGASEAMYKPDMEADELFETISQALLSSVDRDCLSGWGGHVYVVTPNEIKERILKGRMD is encoded by the exons ATGTCG ATCTTCCAGTACAACGGAAGCGCCGTGGTGGCAATGGTAGGGAAGAACTGCTTCGCCATCGCAAGTGATCGAAGGCTCGGCGTGCAGTTACAAACCATCGCTACGGATTTCCAGAGAATCTCCAAGATCCACGATCATCTCTTCATCGGCCTTTCCGGTCTCGCCACTGATGTCCAGACACT TGAAGGGTACCAGAGACTCGTGTTTCGTCACAAGCTGTATCAGCTTCGGGAAGAGAGAGACATGAAGCCTGAGACTTTCGCTAGTCTTGTCTCCGCCATTCTTTATGAGAAAAG ATTTGGTCCATACTTGTGCCAACCTGTGATTGCTGGACTGGGAGAAGATGATAAACCTTTCATATGCACGATGGATTCCATTGGAGCCAA GGAGTTGGCTAAAGATTTTGTTGTCTCTGGAACTGCTTCAGAATCACTATATGGTGCCTCTGAAGCCATGTACAAACCAGATATG GAAGCTGATGAATTGTTTGAGACAATTTCACAAGCACTTCTCTCTTCAGTTGACCGCGATTGTCTGAGTGGATGGGGAGGACACGTCTACGTTGT CACACCAAATGAAATCAAGGAGAGAATCCTCAAGGGAAGGATGGATTGA
- the LOC106327526 gene encoding proteasome subunit beta type-3-A isoform X2, whose amino-acid sequence MSIFQYNGSAVVAMVGKNCFAIASDRRLGVQLQTIATDFQRISKIHDHLFIGLSGLATDVQTLYQRLVFRHKLYQLREERDMKPETFASLVSAILYEKRFGPYLCQPVIAGLGEDDKPFICTMDSIGAKELAKDFVVSGTASESLYGASEAMYKPDMEADELFETISQALLSSVDRDCLSGWGGHVYVVTPNEIKERILKGRMD is encoded by the exons ATGTCG ATCTTCCAGTACAACGGAAGCGCCGTGGTGGCAATGGTAGGGAAGAACTGCTTCGCCATCGCAAGTGATCGAAGGCTCGGCGTGCAGTTACAAACCATCGCTACGGATTTCCAGAGAATCTCCAAGATCCACGATCATCTCTTCATCGGCCTTTCCGGTCTCGCCACTGATGTCCAGACACT GTACCAGAGACTCGTGTTTCGTCACAAGCTGTATCAGCTTCGGGAAGAGAGAGACATGAAGCCTGAGACTTTCGCTAGTCTTGTCTCCGCCATTCTTTATGAGAAAAG ATTTGGTCCATACTTGTGCCAACCTGTGATTGCTGGACTGGGAGAAGATGATAAACCTTTCATATGCACGATGGATTCCATTGGAGCCAA GGAGTTGGCTAAAGATTTTGTTGTCTCTGGAACTGCTTCAGAATCACTATATGGTGCCTCTGAAGCCATGTACAAACCAGATATG GAAGCTGATGAATTGTTTGAGACAATTTCACAAGCACTTCTCTCTTCAGTTGACCGCGATTGTCTGAGTGGATGGGGAGGACACGTCTACGTTGT CACACCAAATGAAATCAAGGAGAGAATCCTCAAGGGAAGGATGGATTGA
- the LOC106324953 gene encoding NAC domain-containing protein 2, translated as MMKAGADLQFPPGFRFHPTDEELVLMYLCRKCASQPIAAPIITELDLYRYDPWDLPDMALYGEKEWYFFSPRDRKYPNGSRPNRAAGTGYWKATGADKPIGRPRPVGIKKALVFYSGKPPRGEKTNWIMHEYRLADVDRSVRKGNSLRLDDWVLCRIYNKKGVIEKRRSEVENGHVTAPVMMNFDKPEMIGGSSCSDQQVVSPEFTCEAKTEPSRLSNALDFPFNYVDAIADNEIVSRLLSGNQMWSTLDPLVVRQRTF; from the exons ATGATGAAAGCAGGGGCTGATTTGCAATTTCCACCGGGATTTAGATTTCATCCGACGGACGAGGAGCTCGTCCTCATGTATCTCTGCCGTAAATGCGCGTCGCAGCCGATCGCTGCTCCTATCATCACTGAACTTGATCTGTATAGATATGATCCTTGGGACCTTCCCG ACATGGCTTTGTACGGAGAAAAGGAGTGGTATTTTTTCTCACCGAGGGACCGGAAGTACCCAAACGGTTCAAGACCGAACCGGGCTGCTGGTACTGGCTATTGGAAAGCTACAGGTGCCGATAAACCGATCGGTCGTCCTAGACCAGTCGGTATAAAGAAGGCTTTAGTGTTTTATTCAGGAAAACCTCCAAGAGGAGAGAAAACCAATTGGATTATGCACGAATACCGGCTCGCTGATGTTGACCGGTCGGTTCGGAAGGGAAACAGTTTACGG CTGGATGATTGGGTGTTGTGTCGTATATACAACAAGAAAGGTGTCATCGAGAAGCGACGTAGCGAGGTAGAGAACGGTCATGTGACGGCTCCGGTTATGATGAACTTTGACAAACCGGAAATGATAGGCGGCTCGAGCTGCTCCGACCAACAAGTGGTGTCTCCGGAGTTCACGTGCGAGGCGAAGACCGAACCGAGTAGATTGAGCAACGCCCTCGATTTTCCGTTTAATTACGTAGATGCCATCGCCGATAACGAGATTGTATCGCGGCTATTAAGCGGGAACCAGATGTGGTCGACGCTTGATCCACTTGTGGTTCGGCAGAGAACTTTCTGA
- the LOC106324839 gene encoding replication factor C subunit 5, which yields MTEITSAMDIDVDENHPRKPKDVAGGFGAPPQSKATPWVEKYRPQSLDDVAAHRDIVATIDRLTNENKLPHLLLYGPPGTGKTSTILAVARKLYGPKYRNMILELNASDDRGIDVVRQQIQDFASTQSFSLGKSSVKLVLLDEADAMTKDAQFALRRVIEKYTKSTRFALIGNHVNKIIPALQSRCTRFRFAPLDPLHVSQRLKHVIEAEGLDVSESGLAALVRLSNGDMRKAMNILQSTHMASVKITEEEVYLCTGNPLPKDIEQISHWLLNQSFAESYKKISEMKTRKGLAIVDIVREVTMFVFKIKMPSHDRVQLIDDLADIEYRLSFGCNDKLQLGAIISTFTHARSALVAAAK from the exons ATGACTGAGATCACATCGGCGATGGACATCGACGTAGACGAGAATCATCCTCGCAAACCGAAAGACGTCGCCGGCGGCTTCGGTGCTCCGCCGCAGAGCAAGGCGACGCCTTGGGTCGAGAAGTACCGTCCTCAATCGCTAGACGACGTCGCAGCACATCGTGACATTGTTGCTACGA TTGATAGGTTGACCAATGAGAACAAGTTGCCTCATCTTCTGCTCTATGGTCCTCCCGGTACAGGCAAAACATCCACCATTTTAGCCGTTGCCAGGAAACTTTATGGCCCCAAGTACCGTAATATGATTCTTGAACTCAACGCTTCGGATGATAGAGGCATTGATGTTGTGAGGCAGCAGATTCAAGATTTCGCTAGCACTCAGAGCTTCTCTTT AGGAAAATCTTCGGTGAAGTTGGTTCTGCTAGACGAAGCAGATGCCATGACAAAAGATGCTCAGTTTGCTTTGCGTAGAG TGATTGAGAAGTACACAAAGAGTACTAGGTTTGCGCTCATCGGAAACCATGTCAACAAGATCATCCCAGCTTTACAGTCCAGATGTACCCGATTTAGATTTGCCCCTCTTGATCCTCTTCATGTGAGTCAACGTCTTAAACATGTTATAGAAGCTGAAGG GCTTGATGTGAGTGAGAGTGGTTTGGCGGCTCTTGTACGGCTGAGCAATGGAGACATGAGAAAAGCCATGAACATTTTGCAGTCAACGCATATGGCGTCAGTGAAAATTACAGAGGAAGAGGTTTACCTCTGCACAGGAAACCCATTGCCAAAGGACATTGAGCAGATATCTCATTGGCTTCTAAATCAATCATTTGCTGAAAGCTACAAAA AAATATCAGAAATGAAGACGAGAAAAGGACTTGCGATTGTTGATATCGTCAGAGAGGTTACCAT GTTTGTTTTTAAGATCAAGATGCCTTCACATGACAGAGTTCAACTGATAGACGATTTGGCAGACATCGA GTACAGATTGAGTTTTGGATGCAACGACAAACTGCAGCTTGGAGCTATCATTTCTACTTTCACACACGCCAGGTCTGCCTTGGTTGCTGCAGCCAAGTAA
- the LOC106325540 gene encoding protein disulfide isomerase-like 1-2 translates to MAFKGFALFSIVVLSIFASSRSEETETKEFVLTLDHSNFTETINKHDFIVVEFYAPWCGHCKSLAPEYEKAASELSTHNPPLVLAKIDASEESNKGIASEYKIQGFPTIKILRNGGKSIQDYNGPREAPGIVSYVKKQSGPASAEIKTAADAAEVVGEKNVVAVGVFPKLSGEEFDSFIALAEKLRGDYDFAHTLDAKLLPRGDSSVTGPVVRLFKPFDEPFVDSKDFNGEDLEKFIKELSIPLVTVFDSDPSNRPYVASFFDSSATKVMMFVNFTGESAESLKSKFRKVATSYKGQGLSFLVGDAEGGKGALEYFGVEESQVPLVIIQTPDSKKYLKANVVVEEIESWMKDFKDGKVAVFKKSQPIPAENNEPVKVVVAETLDDIVLKSGKNVLIEFYAPWCGHCQKIAPILDEVALAFKNDPSVIIAKLDATANDIPSEPFDVKGFPTIYFRSVSGTVVAYEGNRTKEDFISFIEKNKPTTSHVEDTTSSTKTEEPKKIDASDTKDEL, encoded by the exons ATGGCGTTTAAGGGTTTCGCGTTGTTTTCGATCGTGGTCTTATCTATTTTTGCTTCGTCAAGAAGCGAAGAGACGGAGACGAAGGAGTTCGTCTTGACTCTAGACCACTCTAACTTTACCGAAACCATCAACAAGCATGACTTCATCGTCGTCGAGTTCTACGCCCCATG GTGTGGCCACTGCAAGAGCCTTGCTCCTGAG TACGAGAAGGCTGCATCAGAGTTGAGTACCCATAACCCTCCCCTCGTTCTTGCCAAGATTGATGCTAGTGAGGAATCAAACAAAGGCATTGCAAGCGAGTACAAGATTCAGGGCTTCCCCACTATCAAGATTCTGAGAAATGGAGGAAAGTCTATTCAAGATTACAACGGACCTCGTGAAGCTCCCGGTATTGTCTCTTATGTCAAGAAGCAAAGTGGACCTGCTTCAGCTGAGATTAAGACAGCTGCTGATGCTGCTGAGGTTGTCGGTGAAAAGAATGTTGTTGCT GTTGGCGTGTTCCCTAAGTTATCCGGTGAGGAGTTTGATTCTTTCATAGCCCTTGCTGAGAAACTGCGCGGTGACTATGATTTTGCACACACTTTGGATGCCAAGCTTCTTCCTCGTGGAGACTCATCAGTGACAGGACCTGTCGTGAGGCTATTCAAGCCTTTCGATGAACCGTTTGTTGATTCCAAG GACTTCAATGGGGAAGATCTAGAGAAGTTTATCAAAGAGTTAAGCATTCCACTTGTCACTGTCTTTGACAGTGATCCAAGCAACCGCCCATATGTTGCATCATTCTTTGACAGCTCTGCCACTAAG GTAATGATGTTTGTTAACTTCACTGGAGAATCAGCTGAATCTCTAAAATCAAAGTTCCGTAAAGTTGCTACATCTTACAAAGGACAAGGTCTTTCTTTCCTTGTTGGTGATGCTGAGGGCGGCAAAGGCGCCTTGGAG TACTTTGGAGTAGAAGAGAGCCAAGTTCCCCTTGTCATTATCCAGACTCCTGATAGCAAGAAGTACTTGAAAGCAAACGTTGTGGTTGAGGAGATTGAATCGTGGATGAAGGACTTTAAG GACGGGAAAGTTGCTGTCTTCAAAAAATCTCAACCTATTCCAGCTGAGAACAACGAACCAGTGAAGGTTGTTGTAGCTGAGACCCTTGACGATATAGTGTTGAAGTCTGGAAAGAATG TCTTGATCGAATTCTATGCACCATGGTGTGGACATTGCCAAAAAATTGCCCCTATCTTGGACGAAGTGGCTTTGGCGTTCAAGAATGACCCAAGTGTGATCATAGCAAAACTA GACGCAACCGCAAATGATATCCCAAGTGAACCCTTTGATGTGAAAGGTTTCCCGACCATTTACTTCAGATCAGTGAGTGGAACCGTTGTAGCGTACGAAGGAAACAGGACAAAGGAAGACTTCATAAGTTTCATTGAGAAGAACAAGCCAACAACTTCTCATGTTGAAGATACTACTAGTAGTACTAAAACTGAGGAACCTAAGAAGATTGATGCATCGGATACAAAGGACGAGCTGTAA